The DNA window GTTCATAACACCGGCTTTCTGGGCTGCATTGAGCAGTTCTGCACCTTTCTCACTGCAGACCTCGACGAAGGTCGCCTTGCCTGCCTTATCTCCGATGACACCCCAGTTTCCTGCTGCGAGATCGGCCTGACGTGGAACCTTCGCCTTGCACCGCCGGCAGTTGGTCCTGCGGCCGTAGCCCTCCTCCTCAAGTTCATCGACGGTGATCCCCTTATGGCCACCTTCGTATTCGATGATGAACTGGCCCTTGTCGATCTCCTCCTTGTGGACATCGTTCGGGTCGACACCGTATTTCTTCTCGATCATCTCGCGTGCGACCCCTGGGTTGACTGAACCACCACAGTTCACCCCGATCATCAGGATGTTATCCATATTGATCTGTTTCCGCTTGGCCAGTTCGTACATGGCCATGGCATCACAGCCCTTCACAGTGACCCCGATCTTCTTGTCCTTTGCACCATCCAGGTACTTCTTGATCAACTTCGGAAGGAGGAGAGTACCACAGTGAAGGGACCCTGCCGTCTTTTCGAGGTCAGCCGGGTCGGTGATCAGAGTTGGGACCGCATCGTACAGATCCACACCCTTCTTCACGGTGAAGACCGCATCGACGATCTTGTTCTCAAGCGCGAACTTCCAGAGGCCGGTAACCGCCCCTCCACATTCGGCCTTGTCAGCAATGCCTGCATCGTTAGTCCAGGCGTAGACCATATCTCCTTTTGCTACCATCAGTTCGCCTCCGTTACTTTCTGAATCGAAACACCACAGTGCTTCAACTCCGGCATCTTGGATAATGGGTCGAGTGCCGTGTTGGTGAGCATGTTCGCCGAAGCGTTTCCAAAGTGCATCGCCATGTAAAGAACGCCCTTGCCAATTTCGTCGGTCACTCTGGCGTGGGATTCGACTTCACCTCTCCTGCTTTTGAGGAGGACCTTATCGCCGTTTGCGATCCCGAGTTCTTTCGCGTCCTCAGGGTTGATCTGGACATAACCTTCTGGAACTTCGTAGTCCAGCACTGCTGCCCGTCCTGTCTGGGAGCGGGAATGATAATGGAAGATCAGTCTCCCGGTCATCAAGGTGAAGGGGTACTCAGCGTCAGCTACCTCTGCCGGCTGCCTGTATTCAAGCCCGAAGAAGGTTCCAAGTCCGTCTTCTGATCCGAACCGTTCCTTGTGCAGGATCGGGGTGCCAGGGTGCTCGACCGTTGGGCATGGCCAGTGTACAGACTCCGGCTTCTCCATCCGCTCGTAGGTGATCCCGAACATCGAAGGGGTGACCTTCCGCATGTCGTCCCAGATCTCCTCGGCTGAGGTGAATTCGAATCCTTTTAAGCCGAGTTTCTGTCCGAGCATGGAGAAGATCTCCCAGTCGGCCTTGGCGTCACCAGGTGGTGGTACTGCCTTGCGAACACGGTTCACACGCCGTTCTGCGCTGGTGAATGTGCCGTCCTTCTCGGCAAAGCATGCCCCTGGCAGGATCACATCGGCATACTGAGCGGTCTCGGTCATGAAGATGTCCTGAACCACCAGGAAGTCGAGTTTCTTTAAGGATTCGATCACATGGTTGGTGTTTGGATACGTGACGACCGGGTTCAGGGCAAAGATGAACATGGACTTGATCTCGTCGCCACAGGCGTTGATCTGCTCGGTCAGGGTGGTACCGTACCAGTCTGGCAGGTCGGTGACCCCCCAGGCCTCCTCCATCTTCTTCCGTGCTGCAGGGTCTGCAACCTTTTGATATCCTGAGAATACGTTTGGATATGCTCCCATGTCGCAGGCACCCTGGACATTGTTCTGTCCACGGTATGGGTTGACACCAACACCCTCCCGGCCGATATTGCCGCAGAGCATGGCGAGGTTACCGAGTGAACGGACATTGTCTGTTCCGGTAGTTTGCTCGGTGATCCCGAGGCAGTAGATGATCACGGCGTTCTTGGCGTCAGCATACTCGAAGGCGATCTTCTTGACCGTCTCGAGCGGGACACCATGGATTGCTTCTGCATCGGCGTAGTTCTCCACCGTCTTCTTCAGGTCTTCAAAGCCCTTGGTCCTCTTTTCGATGAACGCAGTGTCGTGCTTACCTTCCTTAATGATCCAGTACATCATCGAGTTGAGCAGGGCGATGTGTGTGGAGGGGTTGTACCGAAGGTAGGTGTCGGCCAGTCTGGCTGTCGGGGTGTACCGTGGGTCAGCCACGATCAGCTTAGCACCCTTCTGGTGGGCCTGGACGATCCTGCGTGCTGCGAGTGGATGTGCCTCGACTGCGTTCGACCCCATCATGAAGATCAGGTCCGTGTTGAGCAGGTCGGCGAACGAGTTGGTGGCCGCTCCTGAACCAAACGAGAGCGAAAGCCCTGCGACCGACGGACCATGGCAGATCCTCGCGCAGTTGTCGACGTTGTTGGTCTTGAAGGCCATCCTGGCCAGTTTCTGGAGCAGGTAGCACTCCTCGTTGGGGGTGCGGCATGAGACCTGGAACCCTAAGCCGTGGGGCCCATACTTGTCTGAGGTCTCCTTCATCTTGCTCGCGACCAGGTCCAGCGCCTCATCCCATGAGGCCTCGACGAACTTCCCATCCTTCTTGATCAGTGGGGTGGTGAGTCGATCTGGGCTGTGGACATGTTCCCAACAGGTTGCACCCTTTGGACAGAGTTTGCCCTGGTTCACTGGAGTCCGCTTGTAGGGCTCCACGCCTACCACCTTGTCGTCCTTGACGACGAGGTTAAGCCCGCAACCAACGCCACAGTACGGGCAGGTGGTGGGTACATATTTCAGTGTCTCTGATTCGGTTGTACTCATGTAACATCGTCTCCTTATGTCTGCTCTGTGCGATCAGACCGTTTTTAGAGATTATAAATCAAAATTTTTTCTGGAATTATTTAGTCCTTCCCTACCTAGTTAACTATAAATGCTGTACTAACTTAACTCAAAACCCACCCGGATTATACAAAAAATTTAAGAAACGAATATGCCGCGCAGTTATCGGGTCTCATCGACTGGGATATCCCCGACATCCCCGCAGGGTGATTGAGTCGATCTTCATTTGTACTCATCTCATTTCCACTCGGGAGAGGAGGTTCGCTGGAAGAGAAAAGATGTAAATTACGTGGTCATCCAATACCTGTGCATGTCGCGTACTGGCGAGAGAAACTTTGACGACTTCCTGTCCCAGGCTGAGAGGCTGGGCGTTCCACCCCGGTTGAGAGAGGAGATGGCACTGTGTGGGGAGTTCCACACCTATCCAGCACCAGGGCTGATCATTGGGGTCTCTATGGTCGAGTATGCCCGTGAACTGCTCTCGATCCGGCCTGGGGAGAAGATCTATGCGGTCTGTGAGACACCCAAGTGTCTGCCCGACGCTCTTCAGGTGATCCTGCACTGCACCTGTGGCAACAACCGGTTGCGGATCGTTCGGGCCGGGCGGTTCGCGTTCACTGTCAACCGGGCGTCTGAGGAGTCAATGGCACGGGGCTTCAGGATCTTTGTCGACCAGGAGAAACTGAAGACCTGGCCGACGCTGCTGGCCTGGTTCACTCATGACTCCTGCTTTGATAAGAAGACGATGACGGACCGCCTCTTTGAAGAGATCCTGACTGCCGGCCAGCAGATCCTCTCCAGTGAACGGGTCAGGGTGCCGGTTCATAAGAAGGAGTGGTGGTCAACGAAGATCTGTGAGTCCTGCGGGCAGATGGTCCCGTCCACCTTTATGTCTGGGGGTGTATGTGCTGCGTGTGCAGACAAATACTATGAACTGGAGTGATCCCTGTCACTGAGCCCCGGGGGCAAGACAGCCTTGGTTCCTTTTTTGGATATAATTGAAAACTTGAATCCATGATCTGCTTTATTTTTAAAACCCTTAGAAAGGGTCTATGAATATATATACATTTCTATTTTTATCCTGATCGCGATGATCAAAGGGACCTCCGAACCTCTTCCCACATGTGCGGACGTATAATAATTGTTCAATAATGAGGAAAGTATATCGTGTCTGGAATTAAGCATGCCCAATATGGAACAAAATTCACCGGGCAAAAAAGTACTCCGAAGAAGTAATCTCTCTCTCTTTTTCACTATTGGGTTGACAGCCCTTTTAATATCCACGATAATCCCCTGTGTGATGGGTGCTTCAACCGTAGATTTGGGATCGGCCTCCAACTTTGCAATTCTGGCAAAATCCGGAATCACAAACACCGGGACGACACAGATCACAGGGAATATCGGAGTGAGTCCAATCGCTGCGTCGTCTATGACGGGATTTGGCCTCACCATGGATCCTTCGAATCTTTTTTCGACGTCATCTCAGGTCAATGGAAGGGTTTATGCATCCGATTATGCGCCGGCCACCGCATCTATGATGACTACATCAGTAAGCGCCATGGAAGCAGCGTACACTGATGCTGCCGGGCGAGTTCCCACGGTAAACGATCTGGGAGCTGGAGATATTGGTGGCATGAACCTCATTCCGGGTGTCTATCGTTGGAGTTCTGGGGTGACAGTATCAACAGATGTCACCCTCTCGGGCGGACCAGATGATATATGGATCTTCCAGGTAGCAGGAACTCTGGGTATCAGTTCTGGCCAGCATGTTATCCTCAGCGGCGGTGCACAGGCAAAGAATGTCTTCTGGGTGGTCGCAGGCCAGACGACACTGGGAACGAACTCTAATTTCAGTGGAAATATTCTGGATCAAACCGGGATTGCACTTCAAACTGGGGCAATATTAAACGGCAGAGCCTTGGCCCAGACCCTGGTTACCCTAGATTCGAATACAGTGAATGGCCCGATCATACCAGTGACCACAACACCAACAACAATCCCACCCACAACAGTGACACCGACAACAACGGTGACGCCTACGCCGACTTCGACTGCAACGACTACACCGACCACAACATCAACAACAATCCCACCCACAACAGTGACACCGACAACAACGGTGACACCTACGCCGACCTCGACTGCAACGACTACGCCGACTACAACATCAACAACTACGGTGACACCGACTTCGACCACAGTACCAACGACAGCGCCTACGCCGACCTCGACTGCAACGACTACACCGACCACAACATCAACATCTACGGTGACACCGACTTCGACCACAGTACCAACGACAGCGCCTACGCCGACCTCAACATCAACAACTACGGTGACACCGATCAATACACCTACAACAACACCGTCATCAAATCCAACGACACAGGCAACAATAGTCCCAACCACACAGACCAACGTCCCGGTTAAATCTACTATCACGACTGCAGTGCCGACACAGACAGTGGCACCAACCCTGACCCAGGCCCCAGTGCAGACCACGCCAGTCGACCAGATCACCCAGCCGATCGGGACAAATCCAACCCCTGGGACTGATAGTTACCAGCCACCACTGGTGAAACCGATCGGTCCCCCTAGTGTGATAACCCA is part of the Methanosphaerula palustris E1-9c genome and encodes:
- the fdhF gene encoding formate dehydrogenase subunit alpha, producing the protein MSTTESETLKYVPTTCPYCGVGCGLNLVVKDDKVVGVEPYKRTPVNQGKLCPKGATCWEHVHSPDRLTTPLIKKDGKFVEASWDEALDLVASKMKETSDKYGPHGLGFQVSCRTPNEECYLLQKLARMAFKTNNVDNCARICHGPSVAGLSLSFGSGAATNSFADLLNTDLIFMMGSNAVEAHPLAARRIVQAHQKGAKLIVADPRYTPTARLADTYLRYNPSTHIALLNSMMYWIIKEGKHDTAFIEKRTKGFEDLKKTVENYADAEAIHGVPLETVKKIAFEYADAKNAVIIYCLGITEQTTGTDNVRSLGNLAMLCGNIGREGVGVNPYRGQNNVQGACDMGAYPNVFSGYQKVADPAARKKMEEAWGVTDLPDWYGTTLTEQINACGDEIKSMFIFALNPVVTYPNTNHVIESLKKLDFLVVQDIFMTETAQYADVILPGACFAEKDGTFTSAERRVNRVRKAVPPPGDAKADWEIFSMLGQKLGLKGFEFTSAEEIWDDMRKVTPSMFGITYERMEKPESVHWPCPTVEHPGTPILHKERFGSEDGLGTFFGLEYRQPAEVADAEYPFTLMTGRLIFHYHSRSQTGRAAVLDYEVPEGYVQINPEDAKELGIANGDKVLLKSRRGEVESHARVTDEIGKGVLYMAMHFGNASANMLTNTALDPLSKMPELKHCGVSIQKVTEAN
- a CDS encoding Coenzyme F420 hydrogenase/dehydrogenase, beta subunit C-terminal domain, with the protein product MVAKGDMVYAWTNDAGIADKAECGGAVTGLWKFALENKIVDAVFTVKKGVDLYDAVPTLITDPADLEKTAGSLHCGTLLLPKLIKKYLDGAKDKKIGVTVKGCDAMAMYELAKRKQINMDNILMIGVNCGGSVNPGVAREMIEKKYGVDPNDVHKEEIDKGQFIIEYEGGHKGITVDELEEEGYGRRTNCRRCKAKVPRQADLAAGNWGVIGDKAGKATFVEVCSEKGAELLNAAQKAGVMNVQAAEPKGIAIRGKIEGAMLKLGDKWRAKDFGNLGTGKERLDKILKETSRCIKCYQCIDQCPICYCVECSTKKPELVAPGVLPVPFMFHLIRFAHIADSCVNCGQCEEICPMEIPNSLFMHAQQVELEDLFGYKPGADMSLPLLALVDEKSERARLGKTGSDQIYLNVFTPADKA
- a CDS encoding FmdE family protein, which translates into the protein MALCGEFHTYPAPGLIIGVSMVEYARELLSIRPGEKIYAVCETPKCLPDALQVILHCTCGNNRLRIVRAGRFAFTVNRASEESMARGFRIFVDQEKLKTWPTLLAWFTHDSCFDKKTMTDRLFEEILTAGQQILSSERVRVPVHKKEWWSTKICESCGQMVPSTFMSGGVCAACADKYYELE